From Bacteroidia bacterium, the proteins below share one genomic window:
- a CDS encoding DUF2249 domain-containing protein, translated as MQINASTKISKILKEHPDALDAIISISPKFNKLKNPLLRKLMAARTSISMASKIGGVQVNDFFEKLKPLGFEIDESIVEQNEAESAAMPDFIKNLTPQNTVELDVRPILDEGGDPLNLIMMNVNKLTSNQALKIINTFEPTPVIMILEKRGFVAYTEVVNENVVHTYLYKTGDANEVKAEVKTDAAGWEEMLVKFANKIDEVRVEKLEPPLPMMMVLEACDNLKDDRAVYVYHKRIPVFLLPELQERNLDYRINEIEDGDVRILIFKK; from the coding sequence ATGCAGATCAATGCTTCAACCAAAATTTCCAAGATTCTAAAAGAACATCCCGATGCTTTAGATGCTATCATTAGTATTTCTCCTAAATTTAATAAACTCAAAAATCCTTTGCTGCGCAAATTAATGGCAGCACGTACATCAATCAGCATGGCAAGTAAAATTGGAGGAGTGCAGGTAAACGATTTTTTTGAAAAGCTGAAACCATTGGGGTTTGAAATTGACGAATCTATTGTTGAACAAAATGAAGCAGAGTCAGCTGCTATGCCGGATTTTATTAAAAATTTAACTCCTCAAAACACTGTTGAATTAGATGTGCGACCCATATTGGATGAAGGAGGCGATCCACTCAATTTAATTATGATGAATGTCAATAAATTAACTTCAAATCAAGCACTTAAAATCATCAATACTTTTGAGCCTACACCTGTCATAATGATTTTGGAAAAACGTGGTTTTGTTGCTTATACCGAAGTGGTCAACGAAAATGTAGTTCATACATATTTATATAAGACCGGTGATGCAAATGAAGTCAAAGCCGAAGTGAAAACAGATGCAGCAGGTTGGGAAGAGATGCTCGTAAAATTTGCAAATAAGATTGATGAAGTGAGAGTCGAAAAGTTAGAACCGCCATTGCCAATGATGATGGTGCTTGAGGCTTGTGATAACCTGAAAGATGATAGAGCGGTTTATGTCTATCACAAACGTATTCCGGTTTTTTTGTTGCCGGAGTTGCAGGAGCGCAATCTGGACTACAGAATCAACGAGATAGAAGATGGAGATGTCAGAATTTTAATTTTCAAGAAATAG
- a CDS encoding cytochrome C oxidase subunit II translates to MKGQELVLALFLVCAVAISLISYMIYRSTKHAAEEGEGIKNPLQKRFYFLLLWGGVLIILMSVTIPKSPYFMYKDSNPEKVVKVEAMQYAFIMSDETDNASIEVPAGKMVEFRVTSMDVTHGFAIYNPKHELVTQTQAMPGYVNRLRWVFDEPGKYDILCTEFCGIGHATQTGSMRGEFIVK, encoded by the coding sequence ATGAAAGGACAAGAGTTAGTTTTAGCATTATTCCTGGTATGTGCTGTGGCGATTTCCTTGATTTCCTATATGATTTATAGAAGCACCAAGCACGCAGCTGAGGAAGGAGAGGGAATAAAAAATCCATTACAGAAGAGATTCTATTTTTTACTGTTATGGGGTGGTGTACTCATTATTCTAATGTCTGTAACCATACCCAAATCCCCTTACTTTATGTATAAGGATAGTAATCCCGAAAAAGTAGTAAAAGTTGAAGCAATGCAGTATGCTTTTATCATGAGTGATGAAACTGATAATGCGTCAATAGAAGTGCCGGCAGGTAAGATGGTCGAGTTCAGAGTAACGAGTATGGATGTAACACATGGTTTTGCAATATACAATCCCAAACACGAATTGGTTACTCAAACTCAAGCTATGCCCGGATATGTCAACCGATTGAGATGGGTATTTGATGAACCCGGCAAATACGATATTTTGTGTACGGAATTTTGCGGAATTGGACACGCTACACAGACAGGGTCTATGCGTGGTGAATTTATTGTTAAATAG
- a CDS encoding Rrf2 family transcriptional regulator, with protein MLSVTCQVALKAVTYIASKYEKRNKKSGIKEIAMQIEESEHTIGKVLQKLVALKIISSTKGPNGGFFISKEQHQHPIILIVKAVEGQDFFDNCGLGLGMCSDTHPCPIHEEFKPVREAFKEFSLHKKIGDLYPDLNDGKTYLVS; from the coding sequence ATGTTAAGTGTAACTTGTCAAGTAGCTTTAAAGGCTGTAACATACATAGCCTCAAAATATGAAAAGAGGAATAAAAAGTCAGGGATAAAAGAAATTGCCATGCAAATTGAAGAGAGTGAACACACCATTGGCAAAGTGTTGCAAAAATTGGTAGCACTAAAAATTATCAGTAGTACAAAAGGTCCCAATGGCGGTTTTTTTATTTCGAAGGAGCAACATCAGCATCCAATCATTCTTATAGTTAAAGCAGTAGAAGGCCAGGACTTTTTTGATAATTGCGGTCTTGGACTTGGTATGTGCTCAGACACACACCCATGTCCTATTCACGAAGAGTTTAAACCGGTGCGCGAGGCATTTAAGGAGTTTAGTTTGCATAAAAAGATTGGGGATTTGTATCCTGACTTGAATGACGGCAAGACCTATCTGGTGAGTTAA
- a CDS encoding metal-sulfur cluster assembly factor encodes MNVTTNNEIKSTIALAGLQYVIDPEIGLNIVDLGLVYDLNFDDEAQKVLCTMTLTTEFCPMGDAIVGDTTSSLEASFPGYAIEVKLTFDPPWSYDAVSEQGKQYLGM; translated from the coding sequence ATGAATGTTACAACAAATAATGAAATAAAATCTACGATTGCGCTTGCGGGCTTGCAATATGTGATAGATCCTGAAATCGGACTCAATATTGTTGATTTGGGCTTAGTCTATGACTTAAATTTTGATGATGAAGCACAGAAAGTATTGTGTACAATGACGCTTACGACTGAGTTTTGTCCAATGGGTGATGCCATTGTAGGGGATACTACTTCATCGCTTGAAGCCTCATTCCCTGGCTATGCCATTGAAGTTAAATTGACTTTTGATCCGCCTTGGAGTTATGATGCAGTGTCAGAGCAAGGAAAACAATATTTAGGAATGTAA
- a CDS encoding cytochrome C oxidase subunit I, translating to MFASPFDTNLVKTTSYRVVLPFYAYAAIAFLVATVLLLFSEAHFLGHYFQFNILAITHSMALGWGTMIILGASHQLVPVLIEGELYSNRLAYISFVLAGLGIPILVYSFFMHEFGLTAEVGGSLVFAGLLAYFINITFSVLRSKKRNSHTVFIFTSIVWLLITVGLGLLLIFDFRYSFLMYDATHYLPLHAHFGIVGWFLLLVMGVGSRLIPMFMISKYANKKLLGVICFLVNIGVVTYTFIFLYFNTIKWLLFLPVVLILTGCVMFIYYCIKAYKQRLRRRVDYQTQFAILAAIMFLIPIVLLFVILFSSMLYSEVPLSVVLTYGFMIFFGWMTAIILGMTFKTLPFIAWNKAYRKRSARGKTPNPKDLFSEKIFNLMGVSYLIGLFIFAVGIMLGLILLMKIGAVLLLITAVLYNMNVFKVMNHKPIEL from the coding sequence ATGTTTGCTTCTCCCTTCGATACAAATCTTGTTAAAACCACTTCTTACAGGGTTGTGCTGCCGTTTTATGCGTATGCAGCCATTGCATTTTTAGTAGCAACAGTGTTGCTACTTTTTTCTGAAGCTCATTTTTTGGGACATTATTTTCAATTTAATATTTTGGCAATTACACATTCAATGGCATTGGGTTGGGGTACGATGATTATTTTGGGAGCAAGCCATCAGTTAGTGCCGGTACTGATAGAGGGAGAGTTGTATAGCAATCGCTTGGCTTATATATCATTTGTATTAGCCGGCTTAGGAATCCCAATACTTGTTTATAGTTTCTTTATGCATGAATTCGGGCTAACTGCTGAAGTGGGTGGAAGCCTCGTGTTTGCGGGATTGCTTGCTTATTTCATCAATATTACTTTCAGTGTCCTAAGGAGTAAAAAGAGAAATAGCCATACTGTCTTTATCTTTACTTCAATTGTATGGTTATTAATTACCGTGGGTCTTGGGTTGTTGCTAATCTTTGATTTTCGTTATAGCTTTTTGATGTATGATGCCACCCATTATTTGCCGTTGCATGCACACTTTGGAATAGTCGGTTGGTTTTTATTGTTGGTGATGGGCGTGGGCTCAAGATTGATTCCTATGTTTATGATTTCAAAATACGCTAACAAAAAGTTATTGGGAGTCATTTGCTTTTTAGTAAACATAGGAGTGGTAACATATACCTTCATATTCCTCTATTTTAATACGATAAAATGGTTGCTTTTTTTGCCGGTAGTATTGATATTAACCGGCTGTGTCATGTTTATTTATTATTGTATTAAAGCATATAAACAAAGACTTAGAAGAAGGGTAGATTATCAAACACAATTTGCAATTCTTGCCGCTATTATGTTTTTAATTCCCATTGTTTTGCTTTTTGTCATTCTCTTTAGTTCTATGCTTTATTCCGAAGTGCCTTTATCGGTAGTATTGACCTATGGATTTATGATTTTCTTTGGCTGGATGACGGCAATAATCTTGGGTATGACATTCAAAACATTGCCGTTTATTGCTTGGAATAAGGCATATAGAAAACGCTCCGCAAGAGGTAAAACACCGAACCCTAAAGATTTATTTAGTGAAAAAATATTTAATCTGATGGGTGTTTCCTATTTGATTGGATTGTTCATTTTTGCAGTTGGAATCATGTTGGGGCTAATCTTGTTGATGAAAATAGGAGCTGTGTTATTGTTGATTACTGCGGTACTGTATAATATGAATGTATTTAAAGTTATGAATCATAAACCGATTGAATTATGA